The Candidatus Methanomethylicota archaeon genome includes the window TATTCATAAGGCCTGGATTGAAAATTGTTACTGTTGAGGATACGCCTGAACTTAACTTGCCACATGAGAATTGGGTTCAATTGACTGTTAGACCGGTATACGCTGTTGGCGTAACGTTGACTGAAATTAAGCTATATGACCTCGTTAAGTTGGCTTTGAGGTATAGGCCAGACTACCTCATTGTGGGTGAGATTAGGGGGGAGGAGGCATTCGTATTATTCCAAGCTATGGCTACTGGGCATGGTGGATTATCAACAATACATGCTGAATCCCTAGATTACGCCATTAAGAGGATTATATCGCCACCAATGAACATCGCCCCAACATACGTGAAATTAATGAACATATTCCTACACATAGATAGGGTTGCAATGGAGGGGGTTGGTAGAACTGTTAGGAGGGTTAGGGTTGTTCAGGAGATTGAGGATTACGAGAAGTATAGAACCATATCCACATGGAGTCCTGAAAAGGATGAGCATGTAGTCAATTTGGAGAATTCATGGTTAATAAGGGATGTTAGTGCAAAGACTGGTAAGAGTGTCGAGGAGCTTATGGAGGAAATTGAGAGGAGGAGTATGATTTTAAGGTGGCTTAGGATGAAGGGGGTATACGACTTCATGGAGGTAAGCAGATACATATTCAGATACCACTACAACCCAAAGGAACTATACAATGAAGCTTTAACGGAAATTGGAAGCTTAAGGTAGACCGTTAAGTTTAAGGGGGGGCAGAATAGTTAGTATATAGAATAGTGCTGAGAATTTGGTGAACAATTTTGAAGGGTAGTGATGGTGGGGAGCTCATAGACCTAGTGAACTTAGCTGAGGAGAAGCTCACAAAAGTTTTTGAGAGGATTGCAAGGGAGAAGGGGGATTGGAGGGTTAAGGGGTTCATAGTGCACAAGAAGATATCCCACGAGATACAAGTGGACTTCAAGGATGGTGAACCATACCTAGCAGTGGCAAGGGGGGTTGAGGGGGAGGTTAGGGGGAAGAAGGCATACGACATAATAATGGAAGCTGCACCAAAAGCCACAGGCATAATAGAGGTGTATAAGGTTGATAGAGAGGCTGTGGAGGGGGATGCTAGGAATATTGCTGGAGCAAAGATATCTGGAGAGAGGGTGGGGATAGAGGACCTAAACTTATCGAGCAAACTTGAAGAGCATAGTGTTAGAATGAAGCTTATGCCGATTATAAAGACGCTAATACTGAGGGATGCAAAACAATTGGATGAGAAGAGTGGGGAGGTTAAGACCATAGAGGATGTACATGAAGCTTTGAGGAGGGAGATTGAGGATAGTAGGGGTATCGTCAAATACATACTGGTAATCATTACGAAGGCGAAGAATTGGAAGAGCATTGAGGTAATAGCCAAAGATGGTAGGATTATGACTGCAAACATTTATGGTGAGAGGGAGGCTTTATCTGGGGCTGAAGCACTGAGGAAGATA containing:
- the tadA gene encoding Flp pilus assembly complex ATPase component TadA; translation: FIRPGLKIVTVEDTPELNLPHENWVQLTVRPVYAVGVTLTEIKLYDLVKLALRYRPDYLIVGEIRGEEAFVLFQAMATGHGGLSTIHAESLDYAIKRIISPPMNIAPTYVKLMNIFLHIDRVAMEGVGRTVRRVRVVQEIEDYEKYRTISTWSPEKDEHVVNLENSWLIRDVSAKTGKSVEELMEEIERRSMILRWLRMKGVYDFMEVSRYIFRYHYNPKELYNEALTEIGSLR